The Mangifera indica cultivar Alphonso unplaced genomic scaffold, CATAS_Mindica_2.1 Un_0076, whole genome shotgun sequence region attttcaaaaatttatacacagattcattatctaatttttattaaatttttttattaagatcgaaagtaaaactatcattttataaaaattattaaaaaatatataattttatttcattttctccttaagttttaaaaattaacatttcgctttaatctcaatttttttaattttgaaaaagtaatattttctcctccaaatccctaagttttgttcttctttttcAGAGGCAATCCTGCTACGATGATTCATCTTCAAAGACCATCCAACTACGATGGTTCATCTTCAATAGTCGTCTTTTCGTCTTCGtcgataaaaaaacaaaaaaatgttgtCTCTTTGTCACAAAGACAAAGAGACAAATCTTTGTCTTCGTGATAAAGAGACAGGTGCTAAAGATAAACCACCGTAGTTGGATGGTCGTCATAGTTGGATTATCATTGTaaagaaagaatgaaacttAGAGATTTGAGTGCAGGAAAggaaaaagtaacttttcaaaactagaaaagtTAAGAGTGGGATGAAatacaattttcaaaacctaagaGGTGGAAATGTgacaaaaacataatttttttaatatttttagtaaaatgataattttaccttcaattttaacaaaaattagatgataggtggatatttaaatttttaaaagttgacgAGTATGAGTTTGGGTTTTCATTATACCTTTGAtatgaataagtcttttggctaatttgtaaaaattttccgttaagattaaagataaaatcgttacttaataataatattttaaaaaataaaagtttgtattattttacccccttaatttagaaaactaataattcccttaaaattaagttttgaaaagtgacaatttcttccctacctagggtttcaaatttcgtCAATGAATTTCCAACGAACAATGGTCGATCTCTTTCCCTCCCAAAGACATATCTTCATTCGACATTTTCTCTCTGAATatcaaatctaaacaaaaaatcaaaactccTCGTCTCAACCTTCATCGTCCAAATGAAGTAGACTTTGTCTAAATGATAACGATGATCTAAAAGAGGAGTCATTCTCGTTTGAACTATCATTGTCGTCTATACGAAACTAACTTTGTCTAGATGACAAAGGTCTAAATAAAGATTATTGACCCTTCATCTGGATTTTATTAAATCCAAATGTCATTGATTATAGGAAAAACATCAAAAAGATATATGTCAACAAGAGGGAGATAGGTCAATTATcgttcattaaaaaaaataaagaattatcattttttaaaacttaattttaagatCAAATGGTTAGgttttctaataaataaaataaaatgatataattttttattattttaaatattattattaaaagataaatttacttttaataataactgaaaaatttaaacattttagcTTATGAGTGTGTAATTAGATTTTTGGAAGTTGATCCTACTGATTTTGGAATTTTACCGTACCTgatgtgggaataagtcttttggccaaacgaTAGAAAGACGAGCAAAGGTGATAGACCAGCAATGTTCAGCTACATGGGAGTGTAGAGAGAGATGGCGTATTGAATGGGCGAAGAATTCAGAGTTACTCTTTTCTCCTAGTCtcacaaaattaagaaattgcAGGGATCTGTTTTTCCAAATCACTGGAAACTATAACGAttcgtttggccttttattacACAACATGCAAGCCAATGCCGGTATGGTGGCCGGCTCTCACCGCCGAAACGAGTTGGTTCGGATTCGGCACGATTCCGACAGTGGGGTTTGTGTTTTTAGCCTACCCTTTTCTGATTCAACgctcaaaattttaactttgcgtttcatttttgtttctgttttgtgTGCGTAATTCTGATTGTTAGCTTGTGGATCTAATTGGTAACTATCTGAAAGTGACTTTggagcttgagtttgagtcgTTATGTTTGAGTTGAAAACAAGATTGTAGCTGAATATCATTTTAGATTAACTAACTTGTGACTACAGTGTTGTAAGTCATTTTCGTTGGTTGCTTTATGGTGCCTAAGTCTGATTGTTAATTGTATGAAAATGGCTATTAGTTGGAAGAGTTGTGTAGTGCTTGTAGGTTGATCTCGATATCTTAGTTTGACTTCAAGTGTTTAAAACCTTTCTGGAGTGGTCCTTCAAGTTTTGGTGTTTGGATCAGAGCGTTGATTTATGAGACTGAGTTTTCCTGGTGCTAAGTTTTTCCGTCAGTCGTTATTTTAGTGAATTCTTGGGTTTCTATGTTTTTTCGGATTAGGTATTTGTAGTTGTGATCTTGTTGTTCTGTGtccatttcttcaaattttgtaaGGTATTTATTAGAATTAGGATTTTGACAACTGGATTTAAGGATATTTCATCCATTTGTTAATTGTctaatttttggattttgttCAGTTCCTTGCGTGTGCTATTATTATGGTGCATTATGTTTGAGATCTTGATGTTTTGTTCTTCATCCCAGTTGGATTTAAACATCTCTTGTCCTCTTAGATGCCACATGCTGGAAAACGTGCActcttgtattttctttttttggctcTACATATATTCTCTCTTGGACACACATCTGATACATGTTTGAACGCTGGTTATAACTGTGTGCTATTGCCTATTGGGTTTATGTAACACATGACTTTATATTTACTTAATGCATTTAGGTTTCGACAACTCTGTGGAAGAGCTTGGTTATGGTGTGCTATTGCCTATTGGGTTTATGTATCGTAGGACATTATTTACTTAACATTTTTAGGTGTGGGCCAACAGTGTGGAAGAGTTTAGGGATTGCTACATCTGTTGATTTCATTGTTTAACAAAGTTTTCGTGTAAAGTATTTTTAGCTTAGTCTGCATCTTAGTCTGTAAAGTTTTTTTATCTGCAAAAAAAAGATAGATGTATATGAAGATGCAAGAacttgttattttgttcatattcAATGGTTTTGAAAGGATGCGAAATTAATCTAGCTCTTTACAATAAtaagagaaattgaaaaaaaggaaagaaagaaagttatgaaattattaagtaaaaaatttccCCTGTCTTCATTGTAGTTATTGGCACAAATAATTAGGACTTCAATTAACAGTTGAGTgtgcttttttgtttttcatcattaaaatcttttggttttatgAGCCTGCAACTTGTAAATTTGAGGGcaattaaatcaaaacaatgaatttttccttttccaatTTTGGATTCCTGAGCAGTGCATTGTTGTGTATCTGCAGCCCAAGCCCCTGAAGAATTTAAATGGTCAAACATGCCAGATTTGTGGTGATAACGTTGGACTCACAGCTACTGGTGATATATTTGTTGCCTGCAATGAGTGTGCCTTCCCAGTTTGCAGGCCTTGTTATGAGTATGAGCGTAAAGATGGAACTCAGTCTTGCCCTCAGTGCAAGACTAGATATAGGAGGCACAAAGGTTtgcctttttaaaaaaaaaaaaaaacttttttaactATCCTTTTGCAAAATCTGGTTTCAGTCATATTgttaagaacaaaataaatcaagCCTGCATAATTTAGGGAGTCCACGAGTTGAGGGAGATGATGAAGAGGATGATATCGATGATCTGGAGAATGAGTTCAATTATGCCCAGGTACATAGCAAAGCAAGACACCAGTGGCAGGGCGAAGACCCAGAACTATCTGCATCTTCTAGACATGAATCTCGACAACCAATTCCCCTTCTGACCAATGGACAGCCGGTAGGCATATCATTTTGTCTATGCTTTTCGCTGATTTGCTACTAAGTTTTTGGAAATGCATATATAAAGTTCCCTTCTTGTATCTAATTGTGGTGCATATGAAGTAATTTGAAGCTTTCTTTGACCTTACTGTCATATCCTCTCTTGGAATTAATCTACCTTTTGTACTAATGATCAGAATAACTTAATAGTCTGTCTAGAATATGGGTTGTTCTATTGTTGAGTACAAGTATCAATGTTTTCTTGTAGTTGTAGGTTGGTTACCATGAAGAGTTCTTAGCTTGATAAGACATGTTcaaattgttataattttttactgtGTTCCAActcaatttcttttcctttttcaggTCTCTAGTGAAATTCCAACACCTGACACTCAATCTGTGCGAACTACATCTGGTCCTCTGGGCCCTGCTGAAAGGAATATTAATTCTTCTCCTTACGTTGATCCAAGACAACCAGGTATTCAAGTAACTTGAGTTTTCTTTATCTGAAAATCCTTACACAAGGCTCTATAGCATTGTTGTTGCTTTATGAATTATCATTTGAtcatataatctatttttacagTTCCAGTGAGAATTGTGGACCCTTCAAAGGACTTGAATTCTTATGGCCTTGGAAATGTTGACTGGAAGGAGAGGGTTGAAGGCTGGAAACTTAAACAGGAGAAAAATATGATGCAGATGAGCAGTAAATATAGTGAAGGAAAGGGAGACATAGAAGGCACTGGTTCAAATGGAGAAGAACTCCAAATGTAAGTTTCTTTGGACTTCTATTgggatttatttctttttttccctctaCTTCTGAGCAGCAGGTTGTTTGGGTAAATAGTGGAATGTTTTTGTATCGCTGAACTGTCAACTGAGCTTTGTGCCTCTTTTTACTTtcattgatatttataattttttgatacaGGGCTGATGATGCTCGACAGCCGTTGAGTCGTGTGGTACCAATTCCTTCATCTCACTTGACCCCTTATCGGGTTGTAATCATTCTCCGGCTTATAATTTTGGGCTTTTTCTTACAATATCGGGCAACTCATCCGGTGAAAGATGCTTATCCTTTATGGCTGACATCAGTTATCTGTGAGATTTGGTTCGCCTTGTCCTGGCTTCTAGATCAGTTTCCAAAATGGTATCCAGTCAACCGTGAGACCTATTTAGACAGGCTTGCATTGAGGTCTGTTTAATTTACTTAACTTCTGAGTTTGTTGGATTTGGGACCTGAATATGCAGGGGATTCTactatattattaattgtaGTTCTGCTTTGCAGATATGATAGGGAAGGGGAACCATCACAATTGGCTCCTGTAGATATTTTTGTTAGTACAGTGGATCCCCTCAAAGAGCCGCCTCTTGTTACAGCAAACACTGTTTTGTCCATACTTGCTGTGGATTATCCTGTTGACAAAGTATCTTGCTATGTTTCGGATGATGGTTCAGCAATGTTGACCTTTGAAGCCCTCTCTGAAACTGCAGAGTTTGCTAGGAAGTGGGTGCCATTCTGTAAGAAGCACAATATTGAGCCTAGGGCCCCTGAATTTTATTTCGCCCAGAAGATTGATTACTTGAAGGACAAAATACAACCTTCTTTTGTGAAAGAACGCCGAGCAATGAAGGTGAGTCTCCATAAGTACGGTCGTAGGTGAGGCTTGCATGTTACATTAGAAATAGAGAACCAACAATGGGGTTGTGGTGTTAAGAACTTTAATTTCCAACCAGGAGTTACTGTTTAAACCTCTTAAGCTTCATACTTGCAATAACATAGCCCATGGTTATGACTACCAAGGTTATTGTTTCCACCTAGTCCCCAgtctagaaaagaaaaatgtaaaagtaaagagaaaggaagaaaatacaatatttatttttaagtgtaTTTGAGGTAAGACTAAAGAGATCATAAATGTTTGAGCCTGTATACTGTAGGAAAAAGATATATCAGATCTGTTAAAGTAGGTTTTGTGAAGCATTTGTGTGATGTGTGTATAAAAGCTACAGTTCTGACTGTGATGTGTTGTtctaattatttaacataaaccTATGTATGGCTATAGTGGTTTGATTTTACATTGCCCTTGTTTGAGTTATAAATAACAGATAATTTTTATTCCTTGCAGAGAGAATATGAGGAGTTTAAGGTGCAGATCAATGCCCTTGTTGCAAAAGCTCAGAAGATGCCGGAAGAAGGTTGGACAATGCAGGATGGCACTCCATGGCCCGGTAATAATCCTAGGGATCATCCTGGAATGATTCAGGTATTATCATCTTTCCAAGTGTCATAAAAAAATCACctttaaaatttcctttttatctGTTGTGttcttatcattttattttccattttttctggTTCTGGTTCTCTTTGGTGGAGAACAGGTGTTCTTAGGCCACAGTGGAGGGCTTGATACTGATGGAAATGAGCTACCTCGTCTTGTTTATGTTTCTCGTGAGAAGCGTCCTGGCTTCCAACACCACAAGAAAGCTGGAGCTATGAATGCATTGGTTTGTGATCTTcaaacattttgttttatttcatcaAGTTACTTATTAATAATGTACTACAagttatttataaattcttccCATTTCGGTTGCCGCAGTCAGTTTTGTAACTCATGCTGTGTGCAAATTCTTTTGCCTTTCTTATTTACTAACCAGGTAGGTTTTACCTTGTAATGCAGATTCGAGTTTCAGCTGTCTTGACCAATGGTGCATATCTGTTGAATGTTGATTGTGATCACTACTTCAATAACAGCAAAGCTCTTAGAGAGGCAATGTGTTTCATGATGGATCCTGTACTTGGAAAGAAAACTTGCTATGTACAGTTCCCACAGCGTTTTGACGGCATTGATATTCATGATCGATATGCCAATCgcaatattgttttttttgaTGTAAGTCCCACTTGGATTTCTAGCCAGATTGCTAGTATGAATTAATTTCATTGTAGTAGTTACTGGGCTTAGGCTTGTTAAGCACACgcttcttcttttatttgtcAGATCAACTTGAAGGGGCTTGATGGCATCCAGGGTCCAGTCTATGTGGGAACTGGTTGTTGTTTCAATAGACAAGCTCTATATGGATATGATCCAGTTTTAACTGAAGAGGATTTGGAGCCAAACATTATTATCAAGGGATGTTGTGGTTCAAGAAAGAAGGGAAAGGGTTCTAACAAGAAATACATGGACAAGAAGAGGGCAATGAAAAGAACTGAATCTACCGTTCCAATTTTTAATATGGAAGACATTGAAGAGGGTGTTGAAGGTAGGTTTTTAATAAGCTAGCACTGCAAGCCATCAATAACCTTGTTTGAATGaccattaatttaatatatcggAGTATCTTCGGGCCTTTTCTATCTTTTTATTTGACAAAAGTTGCTGGTTAACTCAAGTAGGGTTGAGGGGAAGTCCATACTATTTGACTTTTTTAACTGTATTCCTTGCATTCTTCAGGATATGATGATGAGAGGTCCCTTCTTATGTCTCAGAAGAGCTTAGAGAAGCGTTTTGGTCAGTCACCAGTTTTTATTGCTGCCACCTTCATGGAACAGGGAGGCATACCACCAACCACTAATCCTGCGACTCTTTTGAAAGAAGCAATCCATGTTATAAGTTGTGGATATGAGGACAAGACTGAATGGGGCAAAGAGGTTAGTGTCATGCCAACTGGGGATTTAGTTGGATATTGTCTTAACTATGttttattaactaataaatCTCTAAGTGTACTGCCAGATTGGATGGATCTATGGTTCTGTTACAGAAGATATCTTAACTGGGTTCAAGATGCATGCTCGTGGTTGGATATCAATTTATTGCATGCCACCCCGTCCAGCTTTTAAGGGGTCTGCTCCTATCAATCTTTCTGATCGATTGAACCAAGTTCTTCGATGGGCCTTGGGGTCAATTGAGATTTTGCTGAGCCGGCATTGCCCCATATGGTATGGGTACAAGGGAAGATTGAAGCTTTTGGAAAGACTGGCTTACATTAATACCATTGTCTACCCCCTGACCTCTATTCCACTGCTTGCTTACTGCATGCTTCCTGCTTTTTGCCTTCTTACTGGAAAATTCATTATTCCGGAGGTAAGTGATTTTTTTGCTTACATTGGCTTACAACTGACTTGTGCTTTCTTTCAATATTGTATCTGAATATTACCTGTCCAATTAATTTGTGACACAACCATTTTTTGTAGATAAGCAACTTTGCTAGCATGtggtttattttactttttgtcTCCATTTTTGCTACTGGAATACTGGAGCTACGGTGGAGTGGGGTTGGTATTGAGGACTGGTGGAGGAACGAACAGTTCTGGGTCATTGGTGGTACATCAGCGCACCTGTTTGCTGTTTTCCAGGGTCTTTTAAAAGTGCTTGCAGGTATTGATACTAGCTTCACTGTTACCTCAAAGGCATCTGACGATGATGGAGACTTTGCAGAGCTTTATGTTTTCAAATGGACATCTCTTCTCATCCCCCCAACTACTGTCCTTATTGTGAACCTGGTGGGTATTGTTGCTGGTGTATCATATGCCATAAACAGTGGGTACCAATCATGGGGTCCCCTATTTGGCAAGCTGTTCTTTGCCATATGGGTCATTGCCCATCTCTATCCTTTCTTGAAGGGTTTGTTGGGTCGCCAAAACCGTACACCTACCATCGTCATTGTCTGGTCTATACTTCTTGCCTCCATTTTCAGCTTGCTCTGGGTGAGAATTGATCCCTTCACCTCAAATTCCACCAAATCTGCTGCAAATGGTCAATGTGGCATCAATTGCTGAGACATACCAGTACCAAATGTCATCTCTCCTTGAAGTTTTTCATCCTGTGTTTATACAATAAGATATGAAGTTATTGAAGTTGTTTGTGGATGATATGATCTAAATCATACAGTTTTTCTGTCTAGAAAGGAGTTTGATGGATCTTATTAATTTTGTCTGGTGCTGAAGGACAAGACATTACAAGATCCCTTCTTTGTATCGAATAATTTATTTCTTGCTTTTTCACTTCTATAGAGGTGTACGTTGTTGGTCCTTACTCTATTCTTAGTCGTACTGGACCGTAAGTTACGCAgttttatttaggccaaaagacttattcccactctcgtgttattttaaatttatatctattaatttttaaaaatttttattaaaatttttagttaaaattaaagataaaattattattttaattataatattaaaaaattaaaattttatttttttttccttaccttagttttagaaaataataattttttctttaatcttatatattccaattgtaaaaaataatatttttctttcaactttagggtttaatactttttttaaGATTTGCTTACAGTCGTCCCTTAAagctttttgaaacttttatttcaTCTCTAAAATTCCATCCCTTTGTTGACCTTTTTTCGGTGCCCTCCTCTCTCTGTCTATTACCACCTCTCTTCCTGGATCAAGCTATAATTAGCCTAGTATCCTTCTCCAATGAGATGGAGACGTGATTCTTCTCCGTCAAGCATGATTTCTCTATAGCCacctttttatgatttttctgtTGAACGTAATTTTTTGATGTTGCTGATGGACAGTGGAAGGAAGGGACGACTCAATGTCTCTCGAAGTGGAGATCTTTTTGTCTGGATTTATCAAatctagaaaaaaattatctggATGACTAGTTTCTAAGTTAAAAGATGACGGGGTTCTTACCAAAGAAGTGAAGAGATGATGATATCgattatttaaaatagaaaaaagagatCGTTGATGGGcaaagagtaaaaaaaaaaacttaggttTAAGGGtggaaatatgaatttttaaaattaattttttttttaaaagtgagtttattaatttttaaaataaaaaaataaatatatatatttttaataatattattaaaataatgattttgttgtttaacgcttattaaaaatttaacatattttaggtttttttaaattaactgtTTAAGTTTGGGTTTTGGGAATTagtgttttggccttttatttatttataaagttaaagAGCATGTAGAAGCAATGTACTCTTCCGTTTGAGAAACAGAatgaaagaaattgttattcTTTTCAATTAATTGTTCGTCCATTGCATCGATGTTCGAAAAATGCCTGAATTTCTGAAGACAAGGtggttttttgtttatttaaattataaaaaaaaatataaataatctgcAATCAGCTACGCTTTATCGGATCAGGTTTAAATCACCCAAGGCCCAGCTTGGTTTGGAACCTCATAAAGAGACATGATTAGAAGTTAGAACACACAGAACGACGCCGATTTGGTGTAAACATATGGGAGCAATGTCTAAGCCCCGGCTATAAAGACAAAGGGGGTCAAGGAAGGGTTTTCTGCTgttatttcaaaatcaacattttctgAGGCTAGAGAGAGTGTTCTGAACTTGGGAACTAGggtttttctctctctcaaatGGAGGTAATTACAGAGCAAGTTAACAACTTGAACATCACTGATACATCTGCAGCCAACAAGAAGAACCGAATCCAAGTCTCTAATACCAAGAAACCCCTGTTCTTTTATGTGAATCTCGCTAAGGTGTTCTTTTTCTCCCCTCGCACACAACTTCTTTTTGCTTTATGTATCGTTGCCCGAAACGGTCAACAAAAGTAGCTAAAATGTTTACAAACTATCTCtcttagtgtttttttttttggttttctctaTTCGGGGTTGTAGATTGTTAGTAAAATCTGTTAGggattagggtttttaatttttatgtgctgatatgtttttttttcttgcattttcaTTTACATGAACCCATGTTCGGTTGCTGAAAATTTAAGGGAAATATAACAACAGTGACAACAGTTTCGATTTTACTATACTTGTACGGCTGAAAATTAGGTTTGCATTCgagggaaagaaaaataaaaaagggaagaaatAGATGATAGCAAAAAAGGGCTATCTTGGAGTTAAGTTATGATACACATTATGATCAAGGTAATTTTTTGCGGATGAGTGCTGCCAGGTCCTATTCaatgaaagaaatttaaaaatctttattTGTTGAGTCAatactctctctctccctctcattTGCTAAAGTCACCA contains the following coding sequences:
- the LOC123207419 gene encoding cellulose synthase A catalytic subunit 1 [UDP-forming]-like — encoded protein: MQANAGMVAGSHRRNELVRIRHDSDSGPKPLKNLNGQTCQICGDNVGLTATGDIFVACNECAFPVCRPCYEYERKDGTQSCPQCKTRYRRHKGSPRVEGDDEEDDIDDLENEFNYAQVHSKARHQWQGEDPELSASSRHESRQPIPLLTNGQPVSSEIPTPDTQSVRTTSGPLGPAERNINSSPYVDPRQPVPVRIVDPSKDLNSYGLGNVDWKERVEGWKLKQEKNMMQMSSKYSEGKGDIEGTGSNGEELQMADDARQPLSRVVPIPSSHLTPYRVVIILRLIILGFFLQYRATHPVKDAYPLWLTSVICEIWFALSWLLDQFPKWYPVNRETYLDRLALRYDREGEPSQLAPVDIFVSTVDPLKEPPLVTANTVLSILAVDYPVDKVSCYVSDDGSAMLTFEALSETAEFARKWVPFCKKHNIEPRAPEFYFAQKIDYLKDKIQPSFVKERRAMKREYEEFKVQINALVAKAQKMPEEGWTMQDGTPWPGNNPRDHPGMIQVFLGHSGGLDTDGNELPRLVYVSREKRPGFQHHKKAGAMNALIRVSAVLTNGAYLLNVDCDHYFNNSKALREAMCFMMDPVLGKKTCYVQFPQRFDGIDIHDRYANRNIVFFDINLKGLDGIQGPVYVGTGCCFNRQALYGYDPVLTEEDLEPNIIIKGCCGSRKKGKGSNKKYMDKKRAMKRTESTVPIFNMEDIEEGVEGYDDERSLLMSQKSLEKRFGQSPVFIAATFMEQGGIPPTTNPATLLKEAIHVISCGYEDKTEWGKEIGWIYGSVTEDILTGFKMHARGWISIYCMPPRPAFKGSAPINLSDRLNQVLRWALGSIEILLSRHCPIWYGYKGRLKLLERLAYINTIVYPLTSIPLLAYCMLPAFCLLTGKFIIPEISNFASMWFILLFVSIFATGILELRWSGVGIEDWWRNEQFWVIGGTSAHLFAVFQGLLKVLAGIDTSFTVTSKASDDDGDFAELYVFKWTSLLIPPTTVLIVNLVGIVAGVSYAINSGYQSWGPLFGKLFFAIWVIAHLYPFLKGLLGRQNRTPTIVIVWSILLASIFSLLWVRIDPFTSNSTKSAANGQCGINC